The Microbacterium sp. SORGH_AS_0428 genome contains the following window.
GGGTACGCGACGAGCGGTGCCGCTTCCCCGGATGCCTCATGCCCACCCACCGCTGCGACATCGACCACACGGTCGACTGGGCCCACGGCGGATCCACGCACGTCGACAACCTCGCGCACCTGTGCCGCCGACATCACTCGCTCAAACACGCCACACCGTGGCGCGTCAGGCTCGGGCCCGACGGCGTGCTCGAGTGGACCAGCCCGCAGGGCCGACACCACCGCGACTCCCCCGCATCCCGCGTCGTCTTCACGGATGCGGCCGACCCGCCCTTCTAGCGAGGGTCACGCATGCACCGGGCTCGCGGTCGCCGGAGGTTCGCCCACCTCGGCGATGCGATGGCCGGTGCACGGCATCCGCGTCACGCGCGCGTTCTCGATCTGCGAGATCGTGAACCACCGCACCGCACCGCGCAGAAGACACCACCCGACGAGATACCACCGGCCGTCGCGCGACGCGAAGAGGATCGGTTCGACATCACGCGTCGTCGTCGCACCGTCTCCGGCCGTGTAGCGAAAACGCACGACTCGCTGCTCAGCCATCGCCTCCTCGATCGCAGATCGGGTGGCCCGAGAGGGTCGCGGCGGTCGGTCGACCCAGACGCGGCCTGCCAGGTCGGTGGCTCGCGCGCGTGTCACCGGGTCCAGCACGTCGACGATCTTGCGGATGCCTGCCGCCGCCAGGTCGGAGAACGGAGCATCGGATGCGGCGGCGACAGCCGACATCAACGCCACCGCCTGCGCCGGCGACAACGTCACGGGCGGCAACGAGCTCCCCGCGAGCATCCCGTAGCCGCCACCGGGTCCCGGGCGCGACCAGAGCGGGGCGCCGCTACGCTCCAGCGCATCGAGATCCCGCTTGATCGTGCGCTCCGAGACCTCGAACTCGCTCGCCAGCCAGGACGCCGTGCAGCCGCGCGTTCCGCTTCGCCGCAGCATCTCTGAGATGGCATGGAGCCTCTCAGCCCGCCTCATCCGACGCTCCCTGCCACCCGCATGATCGAATCATAATCATGACAGAAACAGTGACATCCCGTTGACCGATCATGCTGCGACAGTCATCCCATGACCAAAGAGATTCACACCCCCGTCCTCCTCGTCGCGGGCCACTGGCTGGGCGCGTGGGCCTGGGACGACGTCCTGAGCCACCTGCGCGCGGCCGGCATCCGCCCGACCGCCCTGACCCTCCCCGGACTCGACGACGCCGACCCGGATCGCCTGCAGCGGACTCTGGAGGACCAGACCCGTGCGATCGCCGACGCACTCACCCACCTGGACGCACCCGCCGTGATCGTCGCTCACAGCGGGGCGAACGCCCCCGTCACCCTCGTTCTCGACCGATACCCGGAGCTCGTGCAGCGTGTGATCTGGGTCGATTCGGGGCCGATCGGCGACGGCAGCGTCTTCGCACCGGATCTTCCCCTGACGCAGCGGGAGCTCCCATTGCCTCCCTTCGAGCGGCTCGCGCAGCAGGCGAGTCTGGCGGGACTCACTCCGGGGATCCTGGACGAGTTCCGCGCGAGAGCGCTGTCAGAGCCGGCGGGCGTGCTCACCGCTCCGGCGTCGCTTCGGAATCCCGCGCGTCACGGCGTGCCGACGACGATGGTGTGCTGCTCCATCTCGTCCGCGCAGGTGCGGGGGCTCCTCAGCGCCGGGCACCCGATGTTCGCCGCCGTGGGCGAGGTGACGGATGCGGAGTGGGTCGACCTTCCCACCGGGCACTGGCCGATGTGGAGCCGGCCGCGCGAACTGGCGGAGATCATCACCGCGGCCTCCCTGCGCCGCAACGGGTGAGGTCGAACGACTGCGATGTCAGCCGCGCTCGCCGTCGCTCACTCGTGGAGAAGAGCGCCTGGCGCGATCACTCGCCGCCGCACGCCCGCGCCAGCTGCGTGAGGTGGAAGCTCCACCCCTCCTCGTGCTCATTTGCGAGCGTCGACGGCACACCTGCGTGGCGAAAGCCCGTCTCCGTGATCGTGACGGAGGTCGCCGAGTCATGCGCCTCCAGTCGGAACGTCACCTCGAGCGACGCCGACCATCCGTCCTCTCGCCAGCGGAACGCGAGAAGCTCCGGCTCAGTGCATCGAGTGACGACCCCGTGAGCCTGCCGTTGCTGCCCCGCCTCGATCCAGGTCTCGAGGACCGGCGCGCCGACCACGGCGTCGAAGCGTAGATCCGGCCACCACGTCGCCCGATCGACGGTGAGTGCGCGCCAGACGACGTCCGGCGTGGCCGCGACGACGTGTGCGACGGAGACCGAGTCCCGCGGAGCACTCACCGCCGCTCACTCCTCGAGGAGGTCCAGCAGCCAGCGCGTTCCCCGCACGGAGGCGCCGACCGCCTCGCAGCGCGCGGCGAGCTCGCGGTCGCTCGTGACAACCGTGACCCGCGCTCCCCACTCCGCCTCCTCGCGCGCCGTCCAGACGATCGCGTCGTCGCCCGCGGCCTCGGCGCGGATCTCCAGCACGACCGGCGTCCGGTAGGAGGCCGCGTAGAACACCTCGGCTCCCGGAGCGGCCTCACGAGCCTTCCCCTCCAGCACGACCTTCACCTCCGGATACCAGCGGTCCTCCGCCAGCCCGAGGGCATCGCCGGGGATGCCGCGCACGGCCAGCGCGCGAAGCCGTTCGACGAGCCGCTCCGCCGCGCCCGCGCGATCCTTCCACCATCCGTCCGGCACCGAGCCGACGACGTTGGCCGCATCCACCACGACCTTCGGTCGCACCGCCAGCAGGTCGCGCAGCCGAGGCCAGGATGCGGCAAAGCCGGGGTGAAGCGGATAATCGTCGACGTCAGCGACCGGCACCCACGACAGCTCCACGCTCTCGGGATCGCTGATCACAGGATCGAACGCCCCGACGACGTCGGCGACGACCGTGGCATACGACCAGTAGCCGAGGTCGAGCACACTCATGAGCCGGGGCCTGACGGCGCCATCCGGCACACCGGCTTCCTCCGTCGCCTCGCGAAGAGCGCCGTCCAGGGCGGACTCTCCCTCGTGGCGCGCACCTCCGGGCAGCGCCCACGTACCCCCGTGGTGGCTCCACGACACGCGGTGCTGCAGCAGCACCCCG
Protein-coding sequences here:
- a CDS encoding YafY family protein, producing the protein MRRAERLHAISEMLRRSGTRGCTASWLASEFEVSERTIKRDLDALERSGAPLWSRPGPGGGYGMLAGSSLPPVTLSPAQAVALMSAVAAASDAPFSDLAAAGIRKIVDVLDPVTRARATDLAGRVWVDRPPRPSRATRSAIEEAMAEQRVVRFRYTAGDGATTTRDVEPILFASRDGRWYLVGWCLLRGAVRWFTISQIENARVTRMPCTGHRIAEVGEPPATASPVHA
- a CDS encoding alpha/beta hydrolase family protein; this translates as MTKEIHTPVLLVAGHWLGAWAWDDVLSHLRAAGIRPTALTLPGLDDADPDRLQRTLEDQTRAIADALTHLDAPAVIVAHSGANAPVTLVLDRYPELVQRVIWVDSGPIGDGSVFAPDLPLTQRELPLPPFERLAQQASLAGLTPGILDEFRARALSEPAGVLTAPASLRNPARHGVPTTMVCCSISSAQVRGLLSAGHPMFAAVGEVTDAEWVDLPTGHWPMWSRPRELAEIITAASLRRNG
- a CDS encoding SRPBCC domain-containing protein, which translates into the protein MSAPRDSVSVAHVVAATPDVVWRALTVDRATWWPDLRFDAVVGAPVLETWIEAGQQRQAHGVVTRCTEPELLAFRWREDGWSASLEVTFRLEAHDSATSVTITETGFRHAGVPSTLANEHEEGWSFHLTQLARACGGE
- a CDS encoding NUDIX hydrolase — protein: MTIEPPAPGEPRRPLGPRDPGDAWVVAPTGERYWGRFGAAGLLAVDPVRGVLLQHRVSWSHHGGTWALPGGARHEGESALDGALREATEEAGVPDGAVRPRLMSVLDLGYWSYATVVADVVGAFDPVISDPESVELSWVPVADVDDYPLHPGFAASWPRLRDLLAVRPKVVVDAANVVGSVPDGWWKDRAGAAERLVERLRALAVRGIPGDALGLAEDRWYPEVKVVLEGKAREAAPGAEVFYAASYRTPVVLEIRAEAAGDDAIVWTAREEAEWGARVTVVTSDRELAARCEAVGASVRGTRWLLDLLEE